The Synergistales bacterium region ACCCATGCAGGCCGTGCTTTCCAGAAAGTCAGCCTGGTCAGCGGAAGGCAGCGCCGCACCGCGGAGTGTGATGGCCCGGTAGTAGACCCGGATCTGGGGGAGTACCACGCCGCCCTTGACCTCCACCCGACAGCCGTAGGGAGCGCTGGACCATCCGCCGACGACCACCTTTCTGGTGCACCCTGCTTCGCGCATCATCTTCCGCAGCAGCAGGGAGCCGTAGTTGTCCGGAAAGATATGGATCACCATGCCGTCCTCAAGGGCCGGAATCAGCCGTTCGAAGAAGGGCCGGTGCCCTACGGAGGGTGTGGCGACGATAACGACCCCCGCTCCGCGGACCGCCTCGGCCACGTCGCTGGTGACCAGCTCCATCTGGGCGGTGCCGCTCCGTTCGAAGCCGTAGAGATTCAGCTGTTGCCCGAAGAACTTGATTCCCCTGTCCACACCAAAGAGTGTTGTGCGGGCAAAAGGCTCCAGATCGCAGAGCCGCACCCTTCCGCCGGCCAGCGCGCAATCCGCAGCCTGGGCCTTCCCGACGGCACCCGCCCCCAATACCGCGATCGGTTTGTCCTTCAAATATTCCATGCTGCTCATGCCTCTCCCCCCTTCATCGGTCTGCCTCCACACCTGCCGCCTCATCGACGCTCCGGAGAATCTCGACAACCCCCCGATCGCCGTCCACACGCACGCGATCACCCGTGCGGATGATCTCAAAGGGATCCTCCTCCAGGTCGGTCACTACCGGCACCCAGGTCACCACTGCAGCCACGGCCGTCCTGGAATCCATCCCGGGAAAGACAAAGGCCGCAGGCCCGATACCGGCAACCTTGGCCGCATGGAAATGACAGGACCAGCCGTTTGAGCCCTTTCCGCCGGAAAGCACCAGCACGGATCCCTGTATGGAACGCCCTTCAAAGGGATGTCCCCGCTCGATGACCAGCCCGGTCCGGTCGTCGACACCGCTCCACCCCTGTATGGCGGCCCGGCTCACCATGGCCGGTCCCT contains the following coding sequences:
- a CDS encoding DUF126 domain-containing protein, with amino-acid sequence MTVIRLQGRGAVGGVAEGPAMVSRAAIQGWSGVDDRTGLVIERGHPFEGRSIQGSVLVLSGGKGSNGWSCHFHAAKVAGIGPAAFVFPGMDSRTAVAAVVTWVPVVTDLEEDPFEIIRTGDRVRVDGDRGVVEILRSVDEAAGVEADR